Part of the Peromyscus leucopus breed LL Stock chromosome 6, UCI_PerLeu_2.1, whole genome shotgun sequence genome, gttaagagctcttgctgtccAATCATTAGGACTGGAGTTCTGATCCAGCCATGATACAAACCAGGGGTCCCCTGTCCCCTTGTAACCTCAGCTCTGAAGGTGGCCGAGACTAaaggattgctggggcttgctggtttcCAGCCCCCATGGGAAAATCCAAGCCCTtgggttggggagagagagatagagaggaggACACAGTGCATGCACAACCATTCAAGTGTGTGTACAACTcagacatatacaaacacacacacacataagttctcaaaagagaaaagctAGATgaggtggcatactcctttaatccctgcactccagaGGCAAGTACTTCTCaatgaatttgaggtcaacctggtctacatagtgggtttcaGGACATCCAAGCTACACAGACCGtgtttcagaaagagagagagattgagatttgACTTGGAGGTGTATGTTAGAGAATCCCAAGCCCATTCTTAGATTTCCCTGTTTCATCTATGTTTTACATGCTCTGGACCCGTTACAGATTGTTAGGGAGCAGAATACAAAATAATCATGCTGTCTTGTTTCCTTTGAATGTACAGGACTTAAAAGAGGAGATCGATATTCGACTCTCCAGGGTTCAGGATATCAAGTATGAACCCCAGCTCCTTGCAGATGATGACACAAGACTACTGCAGCTGGAAACCCAGGGCACTCAAAGTATGTGACAAGCTCTTGGTGGATGTTTCAGTGACAGTGAGGAGTCCCACAGCTTTAGAACTCCTCTACTCTTAGAATTTCCAAAGCCTGTAACAACCACCCATAGTCCTCCGTTATTGAATATATGGCAGATACAAGAAGGCAGCTTGTTGATTTACTATAATCGTGGGTGTTTTGAGAGTTACTATCTGAGACTGGTCTTTTTTCCAGCAGGTTGCTACAACTATCTGTACAGGATGAAAGCTCTAGATGCCATCCGTGCCTCGGGTAAGTTAGCTGAGAAAGGTGTACTCTAGAATCTAAACCTAGGGGACAGAATGATGAGCGCCTTGTGAAGATTTATCCTTTTGAACATCATGGCTAGAAGGAATTCACTAGAGTTTTGACAGTACTAGATTAGAAGAAATCAGTTTGGgtatccaggtgtggtggtgcacacctttaataatacaactcaggagacagaggcgagctgatctctgagttaaaggctAACCTCATCTACTATACGGAGtcccaggacatccagggatagctacatagagagatgctgtctcaaaaaaagagataAATCACCTTGggtaattaattaactaattattggtttttttgagacagggtttctctcttagtagccctggctgtcctggaactcatactgtagatcaggctggcctcaaactcagagatctacctgcctctgtctcccagatgctgggatgaaggtggtgtgccaccacagcccagtggTAAATTATTTCTTCTCCCAAGAGTCTGACTTATTTTGGTCTGGGtttttggttaattttttaatttggagaTAGTTGTAAACTCACTGTGTttccaaggatgaccctgaactggAGGAGGAAGCCTCATGCTTCTATCTCCCAGTGCTGAGTTGTGGGCATtttgctaccacacccagtttatttgGAGCTAGttaccaaacccagagcttctgGTATgctaaataagcaaacaaacaattgaATTACATTCCTGGCCCAGtttatggtttctttcttttgttttagtttttgtttgtttggagaaactgtcggtttgttttgatttttaagacaggaGCTCGATATTAGCCCTGgcaggcctccaactcacaactccactgcctccccagtactggaattaaaagcatataccaccacactctgtccttaattactgtttttatgttgtatgtattgtgtgcctgcatgagtttgtatgtactgtgtgtgtgcaggaggacaaaagagggtatcagctccctggaactggaattctgGGTGGTGGTGAGCCTAAACCCAGCTCTACCACAAGCACAGTACCTGCTGCCGACTGCTGggctagctctccagcccccagcttgtGGTGGTGGgtttggagttttgttgttgttgttttgttttctttgagacaggttgtAGCTCACATTGGCCTTAAATTCAGCATCCTCCTGCcctagcctcccaaatgctgggattataggtatgtgccaatACACTACACTTAGTActtgattatgttttttttttagtttttctactGAGACCTTTAGTTTGATGGACTGAGTGCTGAAATTGTTTTCCCACAAAAGAATGATAGCACATGCTTTTTTCACTACGTCCACAAGAGATCATTAATAGATTGTTTTCATGTTGTATGACTACTTACATGTTCTTATCTTTAAGTTTATATCTTAAAGCCAAGATGGCCAAGTAGAACAGTATAAAAAGGATgttaccgggcggtggtggcgcatgcctttaatcccagcacttgggaggcagaggcaggcggatctctgtgagttcgaagccagcctggtctaccaagtgagttccaggaaaggcgaaaagctacacagagaaaccctgtctcgaaaaaccaaaaaaaaaaaatgatgttagtGCATAGAGCTTAGAATTGTTTAGCCACCACCCAAATGACCACTTGGGCATAGCTGTGTTCCTcagatctttttttgtttgtttgttttgggggttttttttggtttgtttttgttttgttttgttttgttttgtttttcgagacagggtttctctgtgtagctttggagactgtcctggaactcactctggagaccagaccggacttgaactcacagagatctgcctggctctgcctcccgagtgctgggactaaaggcgtgcgccaccaccgcccgcagaGCTATTTCTAAGTTTGGAAATTAACtagaaaaaagacaaggaaaagagGTATCATTATGCTGTTGTCTTCTCAGAGATCCCATTTCATGCTGAAGGCCGGCATCCCTGTTCTCTAATGGGTAAGAATTTCCGCTCCTACTTGCTAGATCTGCGAAGCACTAGCACTCCATTCAAGGGTGTACGTAAGGCCCTTATTGATACCCTCCTGGATGGATATGAGACAGCCCGCTATGGGACAGGGGTAAGTTGGACAGTCCGTTTTTCCCTCAAAGAACTAAAGGGTGGAAGCTCCAGACAAAGAGActgattcttcctttctcttccctaagGTCTTTGGCCAGAGTGAATATTTGCGGTATCAGGAGGCCTTAAGCGAGCTGGCCACTGTGTAAGTACGGTGGGGCATGTCATAGAGGGCTACTTAGACATAGAGGGACAGTAAGGAGAAGGATCTCTAGGTCTAGGGCAGCCCAggctatataacaagaccctgtctctaaacacagtataaaagtataaaagaatACAGAAGTGCTAGACTGTTCACACAGAACTTACCAGAATTAACAAGCAGATATTTTGTGCTACAGGCTAGTAAGAAAAACTTCTACTTTGTATGCATATTTtggttgctatttttattttgtgggtttttttgtttctgcttttgtctgACCCACTAAAATGTCAAGTGGTCTGAATgtagtggtgcaggcctttaataccagcacttagtaGGAAAAGCCAGGAAAATCTCTGTAAGTTGGAgagcaacctggtctacatagctaatTATTTGACAtctggggctacatagagaaactctgtctcaaaaaataaaaccaaaacaaaagatctggagagatggctcagaggttaagaatactaGCTGCCCCTACAGATGACCAGGGTTTGATACCCACCATccacatggtatctcacaaccaTTTGTCACTCCTGTTACAgcgggatctgatgccctctcctgacctccacagaaaCCTGGCAtgtatgtagtgcacagacatacatgcagtcaaaaaaACCCATACAAAGTAAAcaacaataaatcttttttttaaatgtcagaaaTGCTATGACTAGCAAAGGAAATTTTAGCACATAAGGATTCCTTCTGTTCTAGGGTCCTCTTTTTGTGCCTTGGTCCAATAAAAGTAAGAATTAAATTccaccccactttttttttaaccatataaAGCAGTGTaaccctgtctttaaagaaagaacatcAATAAAGAGTCCACTTTTAAGCAGGTGTTTTTAGAAGAATCTGATTGgtgaatgttttaaaatagctTCATTATGCCACTTAGGCAAGTTGTGGATGAGTACGCATATTGAAAAGGGAAAGTCGATCTCGAGTTAGTTGCCGGGGCTGGAGATAGacttcagttggtagagtgctggccaaACAGGCCCAGTCCCTGGCTCCGTCCCCAGTGTCGCAGAAAGCTGGCCACAGGGATGCCCTCCTGAAAACACAGCTCTGAAGGAGGAGAAGCAAGACTGTTCATAGTAATCCTTAGTTACAtaaggagctcaaggccagctggtcaagtgagactttgtttcaatatggagcaacaataataataccaggactggagagatggctctgctgttaagaacacttgttgctgtTGAAATGCCAGCACCggcagggtggctcacagccatccataactccagttccagggatctggtgccttctgaCGACCTTGTGCACtgggcatgcatatggtacacatacatacattcaagcaaaacattcatacacataaaacagttttttttttaatttaagctaATAGccataaaaataatacatgcttTCTACTGTGTTCTTTAGTGTAGAGCAGTAATGAAAACAACCACATATGACTTAGatattttgctgttgctgttgctgtgataattcACTATAGCCAAAGGTTTGGATTCCATGACCATCATAGGGGttagcatggcagcagacaggccaGCAGGGCCCTGGAGCACTTTAGACCTCACATCCTGATGCACAagtacaaggcagagagagactggtaAGGGTTAGACAAGGggtctggagatatggctcagcgtTTATAAGAATGCTTGttacacatgaactatgaaccaaaggctgaggggcccccagctggatcaggccctctgaataggtgagacagttgattggcttcatcagtttgggaggcaactaggcagtgggaccgagtcctgtgctcattgcatgagttggctgtttgaaacctggagcttatgcagggacacttggcttagtctgggaggaggggactggacctgcctggactgagtctaccaagttgatcacagtcctcagggaggatttgccctggaggaggtgggaatggggggtaggctgggggtaaggggaagggttgggaggggggagaataggggaacccgtggctgatatgtagaactgaatgaatggtattgtaaaataaaataaaatttaaaaaaaaaaaaaaagaatgcttgttACTCTTCTACAGGcccagagtttagttcccagcaactGTGTCAGACAGATCATTACTGCCTGTAACttaagctccaggggatctatcACCTCTCCTGGTCAagggtacccacacacaggtagcctacattcacacagacatacataaaaagcaaaaattaaaaataaacttttaggaGCTGGATAGATGCGTAGCTGTGAAAAGTACTTCTCTATTGGAGTATCTGGGTTTTTTCTTATCACttacattgggtggctcacagtgaCCAGTCCAAGGGATGTGACACCAACTTCTGACATCTTTGGGCTCCTTTACATGTGCAGTGAACATAAACTtgtaggcacacatacacaaaaaatctTGAAGTTAGGCAGGAAACCTGTTAAAAATTcactagagggctggagagatgactcagaggttaagggcactgactgctcttccagaggtcctgagttcaattcccagcaaccacatggtggctcacaaccatctgtaatgagatttggttccctcttctggcctgcaggcatacatgctgtatacataataaataaatctttaaaaaaaaattcacgtgaacggggtgtggtggtgcatgcctttaatcccagtactcaggacacagaggcaggtggatctctgtgagttcgaggccagcctggtctacagagtaaattctgggacagccaaggctacacagagaaaccccatctcaaaaaaaccaaaagggagccaggcattgggaggcagagccaggcggatctctgtgagttcgaggccagcctggtctacagagcgagatccaggacaggcaccaaaactgcacagagaaaccctgtctcaaaaaaccaaaccaaaaaagaaagggaggaaggaaggaaagaaagaagaaagaaaacccaaaagaaaagaaaaatcatttgaaagaTAAATGCTGATTTACTTACATGATCTAAGTAGTCAGACTCAAACGGGATATAGAATGGTAGTTGCTAAGACTTGGGAAGATAAGACAGCATTATTTAGTCAACATAAACATAGATTTGTAAAGTGGGAAGTATTTTGAAGGTTGGCTGTACAACATTGTGATTGTACTTAGCAACATCGAAGCATATACtttcccagctctcgggaggcagaggcaggcagatctgtgagttcaaggccagcctggtctacagagtgagttccaggtcagccagagctacacagagaaaccctgtctgggaaacaGGTTTCCTGtgtatttcattaaatattttgttgCTGGAGCCGAGTGTGATGGCCCCCTTCCTGtaaggccagcctagcctgcatagtaagaccctttctgtcccctctccctctccttaccCCAAAAAGGATTATGATGGAAATAaggatttaataaaataaaatttgttttttctgtcATACCTAAATTATCAAATGGTTCTAGTAATGagtagtttgggttttttgtttctggggagcagggggaggggtcagtgtgtgtgtgtgtgtgtgtgtgtgtgtgtgtgtgtgtgtgtgaatcagaCAGACTTGTTATATAgatagactggccttgaatttgtgatgctcctgcctccgggaATTACAGGTATGGGCCACTGTGCCTTGCTTAGTCACTGGTAAAATACATCAGAGACCATTTTAGCTG contains:
- the C6H1orf43 gene encoding protein C1orf43 homolog isoform X1, whose protein sequence is MASSSNWLSGVNVVLVMAYGSLVFVLLFIFVKRQIMRFAMKSRRGPHVPVGHNAPKDLKEEIDIRLSRVQDIKYEPQLLADDDTRLLQLETQGTQTGCYNYLYRMKALDAIRASEIPFHAEGRHPCSLMGKNFRSYLLDLRSTSTPFKGVRKALIDTLLDGYETARYGTGVFGQSEYLRYQEALSELATVVKARIGSSQRQHQSAAKDLTQSPEMSPTTIQVTYLPSSQKSKRPKHFLELKSFKDNYNTLESTL
- the C6H1orf43 gene encoding protein C1orf43 homolog isoform X2; this translates as MASSSNWLSGVNVVLVMAYGSLVFVLLFIFVKRQIMRFAMKSRRGPHVPVGHNAPKDLKEEIDIRLSRVQDIKYEPQLLADDDTRLLQLETQGTQSCYNYLYRMKALDAIRASEIPFHAEGRHPCSLMGKNFRSYLLDLRSTSTPFKGVRKALIDTLLDGYETARYGTGVFGQSEYLRYQEALSELATVVKARIGSSQRQHQSAAKDLTQSPEMSPTTIQVTYLPSSQKSKRPKHFLELKSFKDNYNTLESTL